A DNA window from Octopus sinensis linkage group LG25, ASM634580v1, whole genome shotgun sequence contains the following coding sequences:
- the LOC115224384 gene encoding chymotrypsin-1 encodes MLAIFCLAIVLPLSFAGPKEQIVGGSPAATCQYPSIVHLLIDTAKGTFECGGTLLDNQHVLTAAHCFAPGTRSVSVNIGTNNNEQPGRYVMTATKWKVHSQYSPDPMRNDIAMIRLPKPVSFGNCVAPAALPAPGQKFDGKKCIAAGWGRTGVDESSTVELRHVSMPVVAHRVCKSRMSYASLADQHICGGDFNYGGASTCMGDSGGPFYCPTGNGNMVVAGITSFGYDCAIDAAIFTSVSHFRNWIDTALRTL; translated from the exons ATGTTGGCTATATTTTGTTTAGCAATCGTTCTTCCTCTCAGTTTCGCTG GTCCAAAAGAACAAATCGTTGGTGGCTCTCCGGCAGCAACTTGTCAATATCCATCAATAGTTCATTTACTCATTGATACTGCTAAAGGTACTTTCGAATGTGGTGGTACACTATTGGACAACCAGCATGTTTTGACCGCTGCCCATTGCTT CGCCCCCGGAACTCGTTCAGTTTCTGTAAATATTGGTACCAATAATAACGAACAGCCGGGTCGATATGTTATGACAGCTACTAAATGGAAAGTACATTCTCAGTATTCTCCTGACCCCATGC gTAACGATATTGCTATGATCCGTCTGCCTAAGCCAGTGTCATTCGGAAATTGTGTGGCCCCTGCTGCTCTTCCTGCCCCAGGACAGAAATTTGATGGGAAAAAATGTATTGCAGCTGGATGGGGTAGAACTGGAG tGGATGAGAGTTCGACTGTCGAACTTCGACATGTATCGATGCCAGTTGTTGCTCACCGTGTCTGCAAATCGAGAATGTCCTATGCCTCTCTCGCAGATCAACATATTTGTGGAGGTGATTTCAACTATGGCGGTGCCAGCACTTGTATG GGTGATTCTGGTGGTCCTTTCTATTGCCCCACCGGAAATGGCAACATGGTTGTGGCTGGCATCACATCATTTGGTTATGACTGCGCTATTGATGCTGCCATATTTACCAGTGTTTCACACTTCAGGAACTGGATCGACACCGCATTGAGGACTTTATAA